In the genome of Geotrypetes seraphini chromosome 16, aGeoSer1.1, whole genome shotgun sequence, one region contains:
- the LOC117350507 gene encoding olfactory receptor 4E2-like encodes MAVRNETRVTQFILLGLSSNPDLQIAFFVLFLVMYLLTIAGNLLIMITIYADSQLHTPMYFLLINLSFIDLCFSTVTVPRALDLFLSPSKTISFTDCMTQLFFIHFIGGAECFHLILMAFDRYVAICNPLRYTTIMTRRVCLLMVISTWIGGFIHAFSQSLPIIQLPFCGPNEIDHFFCDGPTLSVLACSNTFISERADMINSGSLTVGGLLLVLISYAYILSAVLKIRSDEGRRKAFSTCASHLLVVILFYGPIVFSYMRPSVIFAADKPLSVFYTTVTPFLNPCIYTLRNEKVRSAMKKLRGRKVSFLETLIN; translated from the coding sequence ATGGCAGTCAGGAATGAAACCAGAGTCACGCAGTTCATCCTCCTCGGACTTTCTAGCAACCCAGACTTACAGATCGCATTCTTTGTGCTGTTTCTAGTGATGTATCTGCTCACCATTGCTGGGAATCTTCTCATTATGATAACCATATATGCGGACTCTCAACTGCACACTCCAATGTACTTCCTTCTCATCAACTTGTCTTTCATAGACCTGTGCTTTTCTACAGTCACCGTCCCCAGAGCCCTCGATCTCTTTCTCTCACCGAGCAAAACCATCTCTTTCACTGACTGCATGACTCAGTTATTTTTTATACATTTCATCGGGGGTGCAGAATGCTTTCACCTGATCCTGATGGCTTTTGACCGCTATGTTGCCATCTGCAATCCTTTGCGTTATACCACAATAATGACCAGACGCGTCTGCCTCCTGATGGTGATCTCTACGTGGATAGGTGGTTTCATTCATGCATTCTCGCAGTCACTCCCAATAATCCAGCTGCCTTTCTGTGGTCCTAATGAGATTGATCATTTCTTTTGCGACGGCCCCACCTTATCTGTGTTGGCTTGCTCTAACACCTTTATCAGTGAAAGAGCTGATATGATCAACAGCGGATCCTTAACCGTGGGTGGTTTATTGCTGGTATTGATATCTTACGCATACATCCTCTCCGCTGTCTTAAAAATTCGCTCAGATGAGGGAAGACGGAAAGCCTTCTCGACCTGTGCCTCTCACCTTCTGGTGGTCATTTTGTTCTATGGCCCCATTGTATTTAGCTACATGAGACCGTCGGTTATATTTGCAGCTGACAAACCACTCTCTGTTTTTTACACCACCGTGACCCCTTTCCTAAATCCCTGCATTTATACTCTCAGAAACGAGAAGGTAAGAAGTGCCATGAAGAAGCTGAGAGGCAGGAAAGTGTCCTTTCTGGAGACGCTTATAAACTGA
- the LOC117350508 gene encoding olfactory receptor 4Q3-like → MAIRNESRVTDFILLGISSDPDLQLIFFVLCLVMYLLTVAGNLLILATIYVDPHLRSPMYFFLSNLSFIDLCIPTVTVPRSLVVYLSPNKTISFTACMTQLFLFHFIGGAECFLLVLMAYDRYVAICHPLHYTTIMNRQFCLLLVVSIWACGLIHAFAQVVPTTLLPFCGPNEIDHFFCDGHTLYLLACCSTFLSEVTDMVNSGTLTLSCFLVVFISYAYIISTVLKIYSTKGRWKTFSTCTSHLTVVTLFFVPCVFLYMRPSVVFAADKPISVFYSIVTPLLNPFIYTLRNEKARMAMKRLGGWKVSNLS, encoded by the coding sequence ATGGCAATCAGGAATGAATCCAGAGTCACAGACTTCATCCTCCTTGGAATTTCAAGTGATCCAGATTTACAGTTAATATTCTTTGTGCTGTGTCTAGTGATGTACCTGCTCACTGTAGCTGGGAATCTTCTCATTCTGGCAACCATATATGTGGACCCTCACCTACGCTCTCCTATGTATTTCTTCCTCAGCAACTTATCTTTCATAGATTTGTGCATTCCGACAGTCACTGTGCCCAGATCCCTTGTCGTCTATCTTTCACCAAACAAAACCATCTCTTTCACCGCCTGCATGACTCAgttgtttttatttcatttcatcgGGGGTGCGGAATGCTTTCTCCTGGTCCTGATGGCTTATGACCGCTATGTTGCCATCTGTCATCCTTTACATTATACTACAATAATGAACAGACAATTCTGTCTTCTCCTGGTGGTCTCTATATGGGCATGTGGTTTAATTCATGCCTTTGCACAGGTAGTTCCAACGACTCTGCTGCCCTTCTGTGGTCCTAATGAGATAGATCATTTCTTTTGTGATGGCCACACCTTATATTTGTTGGCTTGCTGTAGTACTTTTCTCAGTGAAGTTACGGATATGGTTAACAGTGGAACCTTAACACTTAGTTGTTTCTTGGTTGTGTTTATATCTTATGCATACATCATCTCCACTGTCTTAAAAATTTATTCAACTAAGGGAAGATGGAAAACTTTCTCTACCTGCACTTCTCATCTCACGGTGGTCACTTTGTTCTTTGTCCCCTGTGTCTTCCTGTATATGAGACCATCAGTTGTTTTTGCAGCTGACAAACCAATCTCTGTGTTTTACAGCATCGTGACCCCTTTGTTAAACCCCTTCATTTATACTCTCAGAAACGAGAAAGCGAGAATGGCCATGAAGAGGCTGGGAGGTTGGAAAGTGTCCAATTTAAGCTGA